The Podospora pseudopauciseta strain CBS 411.78 chromosome 2 map unlocalized CBS411.78m_2, whole genome shotgun sequence genome has a window encoding:
- a CDS encoding uncharacterized protein (COG:S; EggNog:ENOG503NVGM): MRLFDLSLLAASGLASASTLTPNTVPLIVRNPYLSTWLYHARDAPWENWPMFWTGAHVGFSVMASASGKVYPLLGRPHDSLSTKRHKIAYPEYLGVTFDASTTNLSYSIPAAGGESSLLVTLSFLSPITPSSTMRQAIPAGYMTVFVAGCDDLDLYTDVNGEWVTGNRDNTLRWEMFESPPGEEKGTKNGTKTGIKTWKVRREREELLTEFGDRAEWGTLHFSAPGGENGVRYQSGTSALLRGLFAERGELRDEVDGEFRRVMEDEPVFAFSKGFKLADGGKGKEKCEKREESVRFTWALVQDPVVQFASARGLTMMRPLWQSFFTDADELVGWHFDDFETAAKLAGEYSDALARDAYESGSREYQDIAALSARQVLGATQFSGTPEDPILFLKEISSNGNFQTVDVIFPAFPFFLYTNPRWLAYLLEPLLEHQLSGQYPNDYSMHDLGAHFPNATGHPDGRDEYMPVEECGNMLIMGLALANALRYDTDPAFMRPKGAEGMRTAPGAKRWWESVDEYGIDLPRGEAKLGSTPKAAEKWLSRSYKLWKQWTGYLVRESLIPHNQLCTDDFAGWLANQTNLALKGIIGIKAMSEIADIVGEKEDAKFYRETAGEYIEKWQEYGISRDGTHAKLAYTWYGSWTTIYNLYADSLLCFHVSDKNKSSVTGGRKSGKQPRMESQIPLGQQAYGSKKDENVFIPDKVYQMQSDWYHAVLQKYGLPLDSRHLYTKSDWEFFAAAVTGRKTRTEILTSVARWVNETETDRPFTDLYDTEGNGGFPGIWFMARPVVGGHFAFLALERACGGKAVEALKFLDKREPGEVDVELVLMRDLSTDEQYDDEGWEDL; encoded by the exons ATGCGGTTGTTCGACCTCTCCCTGCTGGCCGCCAGTGGTCTGGCAAGCGCGTCAACACTCACGCCCAACACCGTCCCGCTTATCGTCCGGAACCCGTACCTGAGTACATGGTTATACCACGCCCGTGATGCACCATGGGAGAACTGGCCAATGTTTTGGACTGGTGCTCAC GTCGGCTTCTCGGTCATGGCCTCTGCCTCGGGGAAGGTCtaccccctcctcggccggcCGCATGACTCTTTGTCGACAAAACGTCACAAGATTGCGTATCCAGAGTATCTCGGCGTAACGTTTGAtgcttccaccaccaacctgaGCTATTCCATCCCCGCGGCGGGTGGAGAATCCTCGCTACTAGTTACGCTCTCGTTCCTGTCACCTAtcacaccctcctcgacgATGAGACAGGCCATTCCGGCGGGGTACATGACTGTTTTTGTTGCGGGGTGCGACGACTTGGATTTGTACACGGATGTGAATGGGGAGTGGGTGACGGGGAACAGGGATAATACTTTGCGGTGGGAGATGTTTGAATCTCCTCCcggggaagaaaaggggacaAAAAATGGGACAAAGACAGGAATAAAAACttggaaggtgaggagggagagggaggagctgcTGACCGAGTTTGGGGATCGGGCCGAGTGGGGGACTTTGCACTTTTCTGCCCCGGGAGGGGAGAACGGGGTGAGGTATCAGAGTGGGACTAGTGCTTTgctgagggggttgtttgcggagaggggggagctgagggatgaggtggatggggagttcaggagggtgatggaggatgaGCCGGTTTTTGCTTTTTCAAAGGGGTTTAAGTTGGCtgatggggggaaggggaaggaaaagtGTGAGAAAAGGGAGGAGAGCGTGAGGTTTACGTGGGCGCTGGTGCAGGATCCGGTTGTGCAGTTTGCCAGTGCTAGGgggttgacgatgatgaggccGCTTTGGCAGAGTTTTTTTACCGATGCGGATGAATTAGTGGGTTGGCATTTTGATGACTTTGAGACTGCAGCAAAACTGGCGGGGGAGTATTCGGATGCGTTGGCACGGGATGCGTATGAGTCTGGGTCGAGGGAGTATCAGGATATTGCTGCGCTGAGCGCGAGGCAGGTGCTGGGGGCGACGCAGTTTTCGGGGACGCCCGAGGACCCGATTTTGTTTTTGAAGGAGATTTCGAGCAACGGGAATTTCCAGACGGTGGATGTGATCTTCCCGGCCTTTCCGTTCTTCCTGTATACCAACCCGAGGTGGTTGGCGTATCTGCTGGAGCCGCTGCTGGAGCACCAGCTGAGCGGGCAATATCCGAACGACTATTCGATGCATGATCTGGGGGCGCATTTTCCGAACGCGACGGGGCATCCGGATGGGAGGGATGAGTATATGCCTGTGGAGGAGTGTGGGAATATGTTGATTATggggttggcgttggcgAATGCGCTGAGGTATGATACTGATCCTGCGTTTATGAGGCCaaagggggcggaggggatgAGGACGGCTCCGGGGGcgaagaggtggtgggagagtgTGGATGAGTATGGGATTGATTTACCCAGAGGGGAGGCTAAGCTTGGCTCTACGCccaaggcggcggagaagtGGTTGTCGCGGTCTTACAAGCTTTGGAAGCAGTGGACGGGTTACTTGGTCAGGGAGTCGCTTATTCCGCATAATCAGCTTTGCACGGATGACTTTGCGGGGTGGTTGGCGAACCAGACGAACTTGGCGCTGAAGGGGATTATTGGGATTAAAGCCATGAGCGAGATTGCGGATATTGTGGGCGAAAAGGAGGATGCAAAGTTTTATCGGGAGACCGCGGGGGAGTATATTGAGAAGTGGCAGGAGTATGGCATCTCGAGGGATGGGACCCATGCCAAGCTGGCGTACACTTGGTATGGATCGTGGACGACTATTTACAACCTGTATGCGGACTCGCTGTTGTGTTTCCATGTTTCGGACAAGAACAAATCTTCGGTGACAGGAGGGAGAAAGAGTGGGAAGCAGCCGAGGATGGAAAGTCAGATACCACTTGGACAACAGGCTTACGGGTCTAAAAAGGATGAGAATGTCTTTATCCCTGACAAGGTCTACCAGATGCAGAGCGATTGGTATCATGCGGTTCTGCAAAAGTATGGGCTGCCGTTGGATTCAAGGCATTTGTATACGAAGAGTGACTGGGAGTTTtttgcggcggcggtgacggGACGGAAGACGAGGACGGAGATTCTGACGAGTGTGGCCAGGTGGGTGAATGAGACTGAGACTG ATCGTCCTTTTACCGACTTGTATGATACAGAGGGCAATGGAGGGTTCCCGGGGATTTGGTTCATGGCGAGACCAGTGGTTGGGGGGCACTTTGCCTTCTTGGCACTGGAGAGGGCATGCGGAGGCAAGGCTGTGGAGGCATTGAAGTTTTTGGATAAGAGGGAGcctggggaggttgatgttgagttGGTGCTGATGAGGGATCTTTCTACTGATGAGCAgtatgatgatgaggggtgggaggaccTTTGA